One genomic window of Psychrobacillus sp. INOP01 includes the following:
- a CDS encoding LacI family DNA-binding transcriptional regulator — translation MATIKDIAEKAGVSSATVSRVLNYDASLSVADETKKKIFEIAEELSYRKSTSKRYVDQKIAIVHWYTEKEELNDLYYLSIRLGIEQRCKEIGMNPEVYFFDNIKDIKAAEIKGIIAVGKFSDQQVKELTIINPLVVFVDYSPNEEKYDAIVIDFEKATKKIIDFFLSTNHRKIGFIGGREKLKGQTEPIQDLREKTFQSYMKENGVYDEKFVYVGSFSVDDGYNLMKKAIEELEDDLPTAFFMSSDVMAIGSLRALHEANIAIPDRVSIIGINDMTVSKYMYPSLSTIRVYTEIMGETAVDTLLERLKGRKIAKKILISTSLIIRNSVKK, via the coding sequence GTGGCAACAATTAAAGATATAGCAGAAAAAGCAGGTGTATCTTCTGCGACTGTTTCACGTGTGCTTAATTATGATGCAAGCTTATCAGTAGCAGATGAAACGAAAAAAAAGATATTTGAAATAGCAGAAGAGTTATCCTATCGAAAAAGTACATCTAAAAGATATGTAGATCAAAAGATTGCCATTGTTCATTGGTATACAGAAAAAGAGGAGTTAAATGACCTCTATTATCTGTCAATAAGACTAGGGATTGAACAACGTTGTAAAGAAATTGGCATGAATCCCGAAGTATACTTTTTCGATAATATTAAAGATATTAAGGCTGCTGAGATTAAAGGAATTATTGCTGTTGGTAAATTTAGTGATCAGCAAGTGAAGGAATTAACAATAATTAATCCCTTGGTCGTTTTCGTTGATTACAGTCCAAATGAAGAAAAATATGATGCCATTGTCATTGATTTTGAAAAAGCAACGAAGAAAATAATCGATTTTTTTCTTTCAACTAATCATAGAAAAATTGGATTTATTGGTGGGAGAGAGAAACTGAAAGGTCAAACTGAACCGATTCAAGACTTACGTGAAAAAACATTTCAATCATATATGAAGGAAAATGGAGTTTATGATGAAAAATTTGTTTATGTAGGTTCCTTCTCTGTTGATGATGGATATAATCTAATGAAAAAAGCGATAGAAGAATTAGAAGACGATTTACCGACTGCCTTTTTTATGAGTAGTGATGTTATGGCTATTGGAAGTTTAAGAGCTCTTCATGAGGCTAACATTGCCATTCCTGATCGAGTAAGTATTATTGGAATAAATGATATGACTGTTTCCAAATACATGTATCCCTCTTTAAGTACAATCAGAGTGTATACAGAAATTATGGGAGAAACAGCTGTTGACACTTTACTAGAACGTTTAAAAGGTAGAAAAATCGCAAAGAAAATATTGATTTCAACAAGTTTGATTATCCGTAACAGTGTAAAAAAATAA
- a CDS encoding SIS domain-containing protein gives MFNLSTEKIIQMNAVHTTREIHQQPVVWNELISGFSEQNDTFKGFLESIYKKHNKIRVILTGAGTSAFVGDTLAPELARQNKRNVQFESIPTTNIVSNPSHYLFKDTPTILVSFARSGNSPESVATVRLGQELVTDFYQVVITCNKDGQLAKNIHGDANSLLLLMPNKSNDQSLAMTSSFTSMIIAAYALFTEDVFTNNIANQLIGNAEQLIEKIGDYIDNVIAFDFDRIAYLGSGLLAQLSHEAALKMLELTGGQVVAIHESSLGFRHGPKSFLNDKSVVVIFISQDPYTRKYDLDILRELAAGKLGAKIVVLTETSDEEVESLADVVISVNDGANSFSNDFYLALLYIIFAQVLAVKKSILLGITPDNPSPSGAISRVVQGVTIYEYSK, from the coding sequence ATGTTTAATTTGAGTACAGAAAAAATTATACAAATGAATGCAGTACATACGACAAGAGAAATTCACCAACAACCAGTTGTATGGAATGAATTAATATCTGGTTTTTCCGAACAAAATGATACTTTCAAAGGATTTTTAGAATCCATTTATAAAAAACATAATAAGATTCGAGTTATTTTAACAGGTGCTGGTACATCTGCATTTGTTGGTGACACTTTAGCTCCAGAGTTAGCACGACAAAATAAACGAAACGTTCAATTCGAATCGATACCTACAACAAATATTGTATCTAATCCTTCACATTACTTGTTCAAAGATACACCAACAATTCTTGTGTCGTTTGCTCGATCTGGAAATAGTCCAGAAAGTGTAGCAACGGTTAGATTGGGACAAGAGTTAGTAACTGACTTTTATCAAGTTGTAATTACATGTAATAAAGATGGGCAATTAGCGAAAAATATTCATGGTGACGCTAATAGTTTGCTATTGTTAATGCCTAATAAGTCGAATGATCAATCGTTAGCGATGACAAGCAGTTTCACAAGTATGATTATTGCTGCCTATGCGTTGTTTACGGAAGATGTTTTCACAAATAACATAGCTAACCAATTGATTGGTAATGCAGAACAGTTAATTGAAAAAATAGGTGACTATATTGATAACGTAATTGCATTTGATTTTGATCGAATAGCCTATTTAGGATCAGGTTTACTTGCGCAATTATCACATGAAGCTGCTTTAAAAATGCTTGAACTCACTGGTGGTCAAGTCGTTGCAATTCATGAGTCATCACTTGGATTTCGTCATGGTCCTAAGTCTTTTTTGAATGATAAATCTGTTGTAGTTATATTTATATCACAAGATCCGTATACAAGAAAATATGATTTAGACATTCTACGGGAATTGGCTGCAGGAAAATTAGGCGCGAAAATTGTAGTACTAACTGAAACAAGTGATGAAGAAGTTGAAAGTCTGGCTGATGTGGTTATTTCAGTAAATGATGGAGCAAATTCATTTTCAAACGATTTTTATCTTGCATTATTGTATATTATTTTCGCACAAGTTTTAGCAGTAAAGAAATCCATACTATTAGGTATTACACCAGATAATCCAAGTCCAAGTGGTGCTATTAGTCGGGTTGTACAAGGAGTTACAATCTACGAATATTCAAAATGA
- a CDS encoding YitT family protein — translation MYWMKKGLVILVGSIFIALGINLFLIPYKVLDGGIIGIALILNYLWALKPGLMIILFSIPIFIVAWFNYREYFYNSLHGMIISSFLIDLFQPLVRFIHIGSIYSSISGGIFVGVGIGLMLRFKTSTGGTDLVAQLLSDKTGINVGILIFIIDSIVVLCGGLLLSADTLLLSIITIFFVGVTTSLITRNVPQVE, via the coding sequence ATGTATTGGATGAAAAAAGGCTTGGTTATACTAGTTGGTAGTATTTTTATAGCATTAGGTATTAATCTTTTTTTGATACCTTATAAGGTATTAGACGGTGGGATTATCGGCATAGCACTAATATTAAATTATCTTTGGGCTTTAAAGCCTGGGTTAATGATTATTCTTTTTAGTATCCCAATCTTTATCGTCGCATGGTTCAATTATCGGGAATATTTTTATAATAGTTTACATGGGATGATCATCTCCTCCTTTCTAATTGATTTATTTCAGCCATTGGTAAGATTCATACATATTGGTTCGATTTACAGCTCTATTTCAGGCGGAATTTTTGTTGGTGTTGGTATTGGTTTGATGCTGAGGTTTAAGACAAGTACTGGAGGAACAGATTTAGTCGCTCAATTACTTAGTGATAAAACGGGTATTAATGTAGGTATACTTATCTTTATTATTGACTCTATAGTTGTGTTATGTGGAGGGTTATTATTGTCTGCTGATACGCTACTCCTATCGATTATTACTATCTTTTTTGTGGGAGTCACAACAAGCTTGATCACGAGAAATGTTCCCCAGGTTGAATGA
- a CDS encoding tagatose-bisphosphate aldolase subunit GatY — MGYVHNTKEMLIKARNEGYAVPAFNIHNLETIQVVIEAAVELRSPIILAATPGTMSYSGRSYIQAIAEVAAKENDIPIALHLDHHESVESIIESLDLGVKSVMIDGSHGNIEENIALSKEVVEKAHKYGATVEAELGKLVGQEDDLIVQAKDAEYTDPNTVQEFVERTGIDSLAVAIGTGHGLYETEPNLDFDRLKKISDLLDIPLVLHGASGISIDDVRKCISLGCAKVNISTELKIPFSDALRKYLMENPDETDTRKYMKPAKDAMKKVVKEKILMCWSNGKA, encoded by the coding sequence ATGGGATACGTACATAACACAAAGGAAATGCTTATTAAAGCTAGAAATGAAGGATATGCTGTTCCCGCATTTAATATCCATAATTTAGAAACAATTCAAGTCGTTATCGAGGCAGCAGTAGAATTAAGATCTCCTATAATTCTAGCGGCAACCCCGGGAACAATGAGTTACTCTGGACGTAGTTATATTCAAGCAATTGCTGAAGTTGCCGCTAAGGAAAATGATATTCCAATTGCACTACATTTAGATCATCATGAGAGTGTTGAATCTATTATAGAATCCCTCGATCTTGGCGTAAAATCTGTGATGATAGATGGTTCGCACGGCAACATTGAAGAAAATATCGCATTATCAAAAGAGGTAGTGGAAAAAGCACATAAATATGGAGCTACAGTTGAAGCAGAATTAGGGAAATTAGTCGGTCAAGAAGATGATCTTATCGTTCAAGCGAAAGATGCAGAATATACAGATCCAAATACTGTACAAGAATTTGTTGAGCGTACAGGCATTGATTCACTAGCGGTTGCAATTGGAACAGGTCATGGTTTGTATGAAACAGAGCCTAATTTGGATTTTGATCGCCTGAAAAAGATAAGTGATTTGTTGGATATTCCACTTGTATTACATGGTGCCTCAGGTATTTCAATAGATGACGTCCGAAAATGTATTTCACTTGGTTGTGCAAAAGTAAATATTTCAACAGAGCTTAAGATTCCTTTTTCTGATGCATTACGCAAGTATTTAATGGAAAATCCAGATGAAACGGATACTAGAAAGTATATGAAACCAGCTAAAGATGCAATGAAAAAAGTAGTTAAAGAGAAAATATTGATGTGTTGGAGTAATGGAAAAGCTTAA
- a CDS encoding beta-galactosidase family protein, with translation MDNLNVRGKNLYMDNEPIQLISGAIHYFRVVPEYWEDRLLKLKACGFNCVETYVPWNLHEPKEGKFNFEGIANIEEFIRIAEQVGLYVIIRPSPYICAEWEFGGLPSWLLADSNMKLRSYYEPYLEKVDNYYDVLIKKLVPLLQTNGGPIIAMQIENEYGSFGNDKKYLNFLKDAMIARGVNVLLFTSDGPTDLMLQGGTVDNVLATVNFGSKPVEAFSKLQEYFPNTPNIVMEYWNGWFDHWGESHHKRDPAEAATVFEEMLERGDSVNFYMFHGGTNFGFYNGANFGDEYQPTVTSYDYDCPVSEAGDITPKFYAVRDVIAKYKDIGKLLLPEPITKMNYGKVLMTESIPLFDALEMISKPIERANPETMEKLGQAYGYTLYRTFLKGPNKEAELSIQEVRDRALVFVDNEYKGVIDRWKNNTISFAVPKEGVEISLLVENMGRVNYGPRMFDPKGITEGVRFGYQFLFDWTMYPLPMDNLELLGYSSNIEKTKGPTFYKGTFNVEEIGDTFVELPGWTKGFVVVNGFNIGRYWEKGPQETLFLPGPILRKGQNEILVFELHGTITPEVSLIDTHKIG, from the coding sequence ATGGATAATTTAAATGTTAGAGGAAAAAATCTTTACATGGATAATGAACCGATTCAACTCATATCTGGAGCAATTCATTATTTTAGAGTTGTACCAGAATACTGGGAAGACCGTTTATTGAAGTTAAAAGCATGTGGTTTTAACTGTGTAGAAACTTACGTGCCGTGGAATTTGCATGAACCTAAAGAAGGTAAATTCAATTTTGAAGGTATTGCGAATATAGAAGAATTTATACGGATTGCAGAGCAAGTGGGGTTATACGTTATTATTCGGCCAAGCCCTTATATATGTGCTGAGTGGGAGTTTGGTGGATTGCCATCATGGCTTTTAGCTGATAGTAATATGAAATTGAGGTCTTATTATGAGCCATATCTAGAAAAAGTAGATAATTATTATGACGTTTTAATAAAAAAACTTGTGCCATTGTTACAAACAAATGGTGGACCTATTATCGCTATGCAAATTGAAAATGAATATGGTAGCTTCGGAAATGATAAAAAATATCTCAACTTTTTAAAAGATGCAATGATAGCTAGAGGAGTAAATGTGCTTTTATTTACATCTGATGGACCAACTGATTTAATGTTGCAAGGTGGCACAGTTGATAATGTTTTAGCAACCGTTAATTTTGGCTCTAAACCAGTAGAAGCATTTTCTAAACTTCAAGAGTATTTTCCAAATACCCCAAATATAGTAATGGAGTACTGGAATGGATGGTTTGATCATTGGGGAGAATCGCATCATAAAAGGGACCCAGCTGAAGCTGCAACAGTATTTGAAGAAATGCTTGAACGGGGGGATTCAGTTAACTTTTATATGTTCCATGGTGGTACAAATTTTGGGTTCTACAATGGAGCTAACTTTGGAGATGAATACCAACCAACGGTAACTAGTTATGATTATGATTGTCCAGTTAGTGAAGCAGGTGATATCACCCCTAAATTTTATGCAGTACGTGATGTAATTGCAAAGTACAAGGATATTGGGAAATTATTATTACCAGAACCAATAACCAAAATGAATTATGGAAAAGTTTTAATGACTGAGTCCATTCCGTTATTTGATGCATTAGAAATGATCAGTAAACCAATAGAAAGAGCTAATCCCGAAACAATGGAAAAACTGGGCCAAGCTTATGGATATACACTTTATCGTACATTTTTAAAAGGTCCAAACAAAGAAGCTGAGTTATCTATTCAAGAAGTACGAGATCGTGCATTAGTATTCGTAGACAATGAATATAAAGGGGTAATTGATCGTTGGAAAAATAATACTATTTCTTTTGCGGTACCGAAAGAAGGAGTAGAAATTAGCCTTTTAGTAGAAAATATGGGGCGTGTTAATTATGGGCCAAGGATGTTTGATCCTAAAGGAATAACAGAAGGAGTTAGGTTTGGATACCAGTTCTTATTTGATTGGACTATGTATCCATTACCAATGGACAATCTAGAATTATTAGGTTATAGCTCAAACATTGAAAAGACTAAAGGACCTACATTCTATAAAGGAACCTTCAATGTGGAAGAAATTGGAGATACCTTCGTGGAATTACCTGGTTGGACAAAAGGATTTGTTGTCGTGAATGGATTTAATATAGGAAGGTACTGGGAGAAAGGTCCACAAGAAACATTGTTTTTACCTGGACCAATATTACGTAAAGGTCAAAATGAAATACTAGTTTTTGAACTGCATGGAACAATTACTCCTGAAGTTTCGTTAATTGATACCCATAAAATTGGCTAA
- a CDS encoding CdaR family transcriptional regulator: MIDQLKEIFSTLIVYKDGSDDLSIDYKWFATGKDEIIGIRNDELTSKDISLLTTFLSPYNVQFPTPTEAEKNWRKIIFSAELIEEKDWKPSNPFRFVYFSFNKNQIEPVLFKDAIEALFDKQVPILWESEHEGFIIEQQMLEEESISFEQIIDILMSDLYVKINFFVGPYKKDIADITLHYNSLTNVAKRVFLYTNKSVVTYVEAIPFILTKQTEAELRLDISKTILQEYIHDEETIKMFETFFKCNLNLSETAKVLHLHRNSLQYRLERFFDKTGIDIRQFHDAMTVSLALIARK; this comes from the coding sequence ATGATTGACCAATTAAAAGAAATATTCTCTACACTAATAGTATATAAAGACGGTTCCGATGATTTAAGCATAGATTATAAATGGTTTGCAACTGGCAAAGATGAGATTATTGGTATTCGTAATGACGAATTAACTTCAAAGGATATCTCGTTATTAACTACTTTTCTATCTCCATATAATGTGCAGTTCCCGACACCAACAGAAGCAGAAAAAAACTGGAGGAAGATTATTTTTTCTGCTGAGTTAATCGAAGAGAAGGATTGGAAACCAAGTAATCCTTTTCGGTTCGTTTATTTTTCGTTCAATAAAAATCAAATAGAACCCGTTTTGTTTAAGGATGCCATAGAGGCACTTTTTGATAAGCAAGTACCTATTTTATGGGAGAGCGAGCACGAAGGGTTTATCATAGAGCAACAAATGCTGGAAGAGGAAAGTATTTCATTTGAGCAGATAATCGATATTTTAATGAGTGATTTATATGTGAAAATTAACTTTTTTGTAGGACCATACAAAAAGGATATAGCGGATATTACACTTCACTATAATTCATTGACCAATGTGGCCAAACGCGTTTTCCTTTATACGAACAAATCAGTAGTGACGTATGTGGAAGCTATACCATTTATACTAACAAAGCAGACCGAGGCTGAATTACGATTGGATATTTCTAAAACTATATTGCAAGAGTACATACACGACGAAGAGACGATTAAAATGTTTGAGACTTTTTTCAAGTGTAACTTAAATCTTTCAGAGACAGCTAAAGTACTCCATCTGCACCGCAACAGTCTACAATATCGATTGGAGCGTTTTTTTGATAAGACCGGGATAGATATTCGCCAATTCCATGATGCAATGACGGTATCCTTGGCATTAATAGCTAGAAAATGA
- a CDS encoding trans-aconitate 2-methyltransferase has translation MKDYGDDLFKGTAWYYSRYRPLYSATLIRYLRNKFSLDGNDNMLDLGCGDGRLSLRFSDWFEKIVGLDTEPEMIQEAERISKEIRVENTEWFIGDIEEYKRNTKTTFRLVTIAKAFHWMDRPRVLESLYEMVAVGGGIAIIDNYSPNEALLPWQQTVQEVVKHWYGDERRAGNTTYCHPTVSHQEIISSSKFDLEVYQIPSYEHKWTLDAIIGNHYSTSFGAKQFLGENVDLFEKHLKEELLAIDKNGVFKEQIKTSVKLALKNI, from the coding sequence ATGAAAGATTATGGTGACGATTTATTTAAAGGCACAGCTTGGTATTATTCACGATATAGACCATTATATTCTGCTACTTTAATCAGATATTTAAGAAATAAGTTTTCTTTAGATGGGAACGATAACATGCTGGATTTGGGCTGCGGTGATGGGCGTTTGTCATTAAGGTTCTCTGATTGGTTTGAAAAAATAGTAGGGTTGGATACAGAGCCAGAGATGATTCAGGAGGCTGAAAGAATTAGTAAAGAAATTAGAGTTGAAAATACAGAGTGGTTTATTGGTGATATTGAAGAATATAAACGAAATACCAAAACAACTTTTAGATTGGTGACTATTGCAAAGGCATTTCACTGGATGGATAGACCACGGGTTCTTGAAAGTTTATATGAAATGGTTGCTGTTGGTGGAGGAATAGCTATTATAGATAATTACTCTCCTAATGAAGCACTTCTGCCATGGCAACAGACAGTTCAAGAAGTTGTAAAACATTGGTATGGGGATGAAAGGAGAGCAGGGAATACTACTTACTGTCATCCAACAGTCAGCCATCAGGAAATTATATCAAGTTCAAAGTTTGACCTAGAGGTTTATCAAATACCTTCGTATGAGCACAAATGGACACTGGATGCTATAATCGGAAATCACTATTCGACTTCTTTTGGTGCTAAACAGTTTCTAGGAGAAAATGTCGATTTATTTGAAAAACATTTAAAAGAGGAATTATTAGCTATTGATAAAAATGGTGTGTTCAAAGAGCAAATAAAAACATCGGTTAAACTTGCTCTAAAAAACATATAA
- a CDS encoding ABC transporter ATP-binding protein, whose translation MAELKLVNIKKVYDNNVVSVEDFNLEIRDKEFLVLVGPSGCGKSTTLRMIAGLEEISSGDLFIGDKRVNDVPPKDRNIAMVFQNYALYPHMDVYNNMAFGLKLRKFKKDEIKKRVDNAAKILGLESLLNRKPKALSGGQRQRVALGRAIVRDAEVFLMDEPLSNLDAKLRVQMRAEIQKLHSRLQTTTIYVTHDQTEAMTMATRLVVMKDGVIQQVGAPKEVYDEPDNVFVGGFIGSPAMNFLNGKLVGNYFVMDDVKLLVPDGRLKILKERGYDGKDVILGIRPEDINDEQVFLDFSPETKVSASVEVAELMGAEIILYSQVNNQNFVARVDSRFNISAGDTIDLAFDLSKAHFFDKETEQRIK comes from the coding sequence ATGGCTGAACTTAAATTAGTAAATATTAAAAAGGTATATGACAATAACGTAGTTTCTGTAGAAGACTTTAATTTAGAAATAAGAGATAAAGAATTTTTAGTATTGGTTGGTCCATCTGGTTGTGGTAAATCGACGACATTACGTATGATTGCTGGATTAGAGGAGATTTCTTCAGGGGATTTGTTTATCGGTGATAAGCGAGTAAACGATGTTCCTCCAAAAGATCGTAATATTGCAATGGTTTTCCAAAACTACGCGCTATATCCACATATGGACGTTTATAATAATATGGCTTTTGGACTGAAGCTTCGTAAATTTAAAAAAGATGAGATTAAAAAACGTGTAGATAATGCTGCAAAAATTTTAGGGCTGGAGAGCCTATTGAATCGTAAGCCAAAAGCTCTTTCTGGTGGTCAACGTCAGCGTGTAGCACTTGGTAGAGCAATCGTACGTGATGCTGAGGTTTTCTTAATGGATGAACCACTATCTAACTTAGATGCAAAGCTTCGTGTGCAAATGCGCGCAGAAATTCAAAAGCTACATAGCCGTCTGCAAACTACAACTATCTATGTAACGCATGACCAAACAGAGGCAATGACAATGGCTACGAGATTAGTAGTTATGAAAGACGGGGTCATTCAACAGGTTGGTGCGCCAAAAGAGGTATATGACGAGCCAGATAATGTATTTGTTGGTGGATTTATTGGATCTCCAGCGATGAATTTCTTAAATGGTAAATTGGTTGGCAATTATTTTGTGATGGATGATGTAAAGTTACTTGTTCCTGATGGCAGACTTAAAATTCTTAAAGAACGTGGGTATGACGGAAAAGATGTCATTCTTGGTATTCGTCCAGAGGATATTAATGACGAGCAAGTTTTCCTAGACTTCTCTCCTGAAACGAAAGTGAGTGCATCTGTAGAAGTTGCTGAGTTAATGGGTGCAGAAATTATTCTTTATTCGCAAGTGAACAATCAAAACTTCGTTGCTCGAGTTGACTCGCGTTTCAATATTTCAGCAGGGGATACAATTGACTTAGCATTTGATCTTAGTAAAGCACATTTCTTTGATAAGGAAACGGAACAACGCATTAAATAG
- the nagA gene encoding N-acetylglucosamine-6-phosphate deacetylase — translation MKNLYLINATIILENSAVRQGFIHIKEKKIMLIDDMENYPHISATDKVFDCTGKQYVIPGMIDIHVHGAAGFDFMDGKHEAFDGIGLALAKEGVTSFLATTMTNPIQQINDTLKSLAEYRVKSNEPGAPEMIGIHLEGPFINKEQKGAQPENSIISPNTALFKQWQRLSGNAIKIITYSPELDDGFELLTGLKLLKVIPSMGHTNASYDEAISAINHGVTHATHLFNGMKSFHHRDPGVVGAAILHDDVYVEIIPDGIHFHPDLLKLIVKMKTLEKVIVITDGMRAKGMPDGEYDLGGQRVSVRDGKCSLISHDSLAGSILTMNNARLNLEKWLDLSIHEQILITSTNQAKRLDILSHKGSISVGKDADIVVIGQKGEVDLTICRGAIAYERSGAFI, via the coding sequence TTGAAAAATTTATATTTAATTAATGCTACAATTATTCTTGAAAATAGTGCAGTTCGACAAGGATTTATACATATAAAAGAGAAAAAAATAATGTTAATAGATGATATGGAAAATTACCCACATATATCTGCTACAGATAAAGTATTCGATTGTACCGGAAAACAATATGTGATTCCAGGAATGATTGATATTCATGTTCATGGTGCTGCAGGATTTGACTTTATGGATGGGAAGCATGAAGCTTTTGATGGAATTGGGCTTGCTTTAGCGAAGGAAGGGGTCACCTCTTTCTTAGCCACGACTATGACTAATCCAATCCAACAAATAAATGATACCTTAAAAAGTCTAGCAGAATATAGAGTAAAAAGTAATGAGCCAGGTGCTCCAGAAATGATTGGTATTCATTTAGAGGGACCTTTTATAAATAAAGAACAGAAAGGAGCACAACCAGAAAATTCTATTATTTCGCCAAATACTGCTCTTTTTAAACAATGGCAGAGACTATCGGGTAATGCTATCAAAATTATTACATATTCACCTGAATTAGACGACGGCTTTGAACTTCTAACTGGACTGAAATTGTTGAAAGTAATTCCGTCGATGGGTCATACAAATGCTTCGTACGATGAAGCAATTAGTGCTATTAATCATGGGGTTACCCATGCAACGCATTTGTTTAATGGTATGAAAAGTTTCCATCATAGAGATCCAGGAGTAGTTGGAGCAGCTATTCTCCATGACGATGTTTATGTTGAAATTATTCCTGATGGTATACATTTTCACCCTGATTTACTAAAACTTATCGTAAAAATGAAAACGCTTGAAAAAGTAATCGTAATCACTGACGGTATGCGAGCTAAAGGTATGCCGGATGGGGAATATGATTTAGGTGGTCAGCGAGTATCTGTACGCGATGGAAAATGTTCATTAATCTCTCATGATTCTTTAGCTGGAAGTATATTGACAATGAACAATGCTAGATTGAACCTTGAAAAGTGGCTAGATTTGTCTATACATGAACAAATACTAATTACTTCCACAAACCAAGCAAAACGTCTAGACATATTAAGTCACAAAGGATCTATAAGTGTTGGTAAAGATGCTGATATTGTTGTCATAGGTCAAAAGGGTGAGGTTGATTTAACGATTTGTAGAGGCGCTATTGCATATGAGCGTAGTGGTGCTTTTATATGA
- a CDS encoding hexose kinase — protein sequence MILTITSNPAVDISYKFDHFLLDNLNRIEDVSKTAGGKGLNVSRVLHQLDEDVAASGFLGGFLGSFISAQIKEIGIKDSFVQISGETRNCVAIIHDGKQTEILENGPVISEHETTIFIEKFTEYVQQVEVVTISGSLPKGLSTDFYVKLIAIANKYEVRVILDVNGELLTSILESENKPYLIKPNREELGDLLGQESIDELQIIKALISPLFNSIPWVVVTLGAEGAIAKHGKKFYKAKAPKIEAINPVGSGDSVVAGFAAGLVRGLEDENLIKLGLSMGVLNAMEEKTGHINVGKIDWAIEKIEVDRIE from the coding sequence GTGATTTTAACGATAACATCAAATCCAGCTGTAGATATTAGTTATAAATTTGACCATTTTCTACTTGATAACTTGAATCGTATTGAAGATGTTTCAAAGACTGCAGGTGGAAAAGGATTGAATGTTTCCAGGGTATTGCATCAACTGGACGAAGATGTTGCTGCATCAGGCTTTTTAGGGGGGTTCTTGGGTAGCTTTATTAGTGCTCAAATTAAGGAAATCGGTATTAAGGACTCCTTTGTGCAAATATCAGGTGAAACTCGAAATTGTGTTGCTATAATCCATGATGGAAAACAGACAGAAATATTGGAAAATGGTCCAGTAATTTCTGAACACGAAACTACAATCTTTATAGAGAAATTTACGGAATATGTGCAACAAGTTGAGGTAGTTACTATATCCGGTAGCTTGCCAAAAGGTCTATCAACAGACTTTTATGTAAAATTAATTGCAATTGCCAACAAATATGAAGTTCGTGTAATTTTGGATGTGAACGGAGAACTCCTAACATCAATATTAGAAAGCGAAAACAAGCCATATTTAATAAAACCAAATAGGGAAGAACTGGGAGATTTACTTGGACAAGAGTCAATTGATGAATTGCAAATAATAAAAGCATTAATCTCGCCACTGTTTAATAGTATTCCATGGGTTGTTGTTACGCTTGGTGCAGAGGGAGCGATTGCAAAACATGGCAAGAAATTCTACAAAGCAAAAGCACCAAAAATTGAAGCAATTAATCCTGTAGGTTCTGGTGATTCTGTTGTAGCAGGGTTCGCGGCAGGTTTAGTTCGTGGATTAGAAGATGAAAATTTAATCAAGTTAGGACTATCCATGGGGGTTCTTAATGCAATGGAAGAAAAAACTGGTCATATTAACGTTGGAAAAATAGACTGGGCTATTGAAAAGATAGAGGTAGATAGAATCGAATAA